The DNA sequence GAAGCGTATGGGGTGCTGTCTTTACACCAGGCACTTCCTAAAGACTTTACATGtctcatctcatttcatcctcagagCGCCCCCATGAGGCAGGTACTGTTGTCAACACCATTTGAAGGATGGGGGATTGGAGGCCAGGAGAGGCTGAGTTGTCTGCTCAAGATCATGTAGCATGTGAGGGCCAGAGCCTGGCTCAGAATTCAGGCAGTTGACTCCACAGCCTGGGCTTTGAATAATTATGCTGTATAGGTGTTGGTGTGGCAATGCTGATTCTGGAGGAAGTGGGCTGGGCATGGATGGGGTCAGAAGTGTTCAGAAATTGAGGAACACATGATTTTAATTGAATGACGGACTTAAGGATGGGTAAGCCTTTGGAGATCCCACTGGACTGTTGCCAACTAATGTATGTGTTTTTCAGCAGCTATGACCAATGTTCATGCCATTCCTTCTCTGTGATATCATGGCACCTGTTCCATCACTGCTTGTGGTGAGTCTACCCTTAATTAACCTTCAGAGCAAGGATAAATCAGAGCTCTTGGTGACCATGTAGTTTCCACTAAGGGTTGGGAAAACTGTGTGTTCATTTAGAAACTGGGTTTTGTCAGGAAGGCATCAGGCTCAATCTTCGCGTTCTTAGCATACCCTTCATGGCCCAGCAGAGACAGAGTGAAGAAGGGGCAGCCCCTCCAGACCTGGTACCCCAGTTGAGGATATGCCTCTCTAGGTGGTGTTCAGTGCACTATGGGCTCTCTGTCTGGATGTGCTAATGGGAGAGGAAGCCCAGTTCCTGTGGTCTGGGGGTAGTAGAGAAGCAGAAAGGGCTTGCGCtgattccagaaggagaaggcTGAGAAAGACCCATGAGGATTTTCCAGGCATTTCTACCTGGAAATCATTCTAGGTTTGCAGATCATTCAAGGTTGGGGTCACTGACCCTTTTGAGAAATTGGTGAAGAACAGAGATTTTGTCCCCCCCAAAGCacataaagacataaatgtgcTTAATACATAAAATTGCTTAGTTACGGATCCCCAAAGCTATCCAAGGATTTAAGAATCCTTGACCTAAAGAGACAATGCCATCTGATTAAGATCCGGAGAGGAAGGATGCTTCTACCCACCCTTCCAGCAGGATGTTAATTTCTCCTGGAATCTTTGCTGACCCCCTCCATCCCTCTGCCTCAGCCTGGCTGGTTTGAGCCCTTCTCTCTCCTGCACCTGTGCATTTCTCTGTTGTCACCACTTTGCCAGAGTTTCAAAAGTGCGGTCCTTAGACCAACAGCATCGGCATCCcctaggaacttgttagaaatgcaaattcttggttCCTACTCCCGACtgactgaatcagaaacttgagTGGGGCTCAATATATCTGTTTCAACAGGCCCTCCAGGTGATTTGCTTGTCTGAGTTTGAGAAGACCAGCTGCAAGCCATCCTCTTCCCGATGGTGTGTCTGCCTTATTAGGCGCAAcatgactggcacatagtaggtgctcagtgaatgcttCTGCATCATGTTTTCCTGATTGAGAGGGcagaatttgttttttcctttggcacCCTACAGCTTTGAGCCGTGGTGACTGACACTTCACGTTCTTTGTCCCATTCCTTTCTACTCCAGGGTCTAAAGTTTGGCCTGGTTCTGCTAGGCAGAGGAGGCAGCTTAGGGTTGAGGCAGGTGCCCAGAGATCTTCACACGGGGATGGAGCCAGAGACACATCAAACCTGGAGCATCTGTCTGGGTAGCAAGGCCTCAACCACATGGCGAATGAGGGGCAGGCGGGCAGGGGGCTGCCTGGCCATCACATATGTCCAGGGCTCATGGGAGCCCAGTTCTGCCAAACTTCACAGGCTGCCCTGCCCCCCTCAGTGTCTGCCCTACAGCAGCCTTGGCAGAGGATGGCAAATCTCTGCCAGGAAAATACTTGCCAGGCTGGCTGGGAGGGAAATggccactttttatttttaatgactccAACTTTTCATGGAGGAGAGGACGGTTGGAAGATCCCTTTTAACTTCATCTGTGTATTTGGTCTGGGGAAGGGTTGCGTCTCTTaattctctgcctcctctgtAGGGTTACATTTCCATATTTTCCTTCTTCAGGGAGAGAAATCGTCTTCCTATAAAGTTCCTTAGTTTCctgacattcaaaaaataatagctttgggggtgcagggaaaaaaaattctgtaactccTCCTATCTCCCATCGATTCAAGTctttaaacattagaaaaacttTTTTGATCTTTTAaggtagggacagagaaaagacacCTGTTTACTCTTAATTTCCAGTgcttgtatgttttaaaaagtatccttACGTATTTTTCTCTTAAGAGGCATAAAGAAAGATTTCTCTTATCTCATATATGTAAAATCTtcaatttttattgtaaaaaatcaATCATCTGTGGAAGATGCAGGGTGGATCCAGTAATCCTTGTCTTGTTATGGGCTAGGTCCTTCatacttttaatgaaaaaaaaaatcagattttttgggggggagggtgagaaaaaaaatcccctttagACCTTCCCAAGTCATAAGGAGGCAgttcctcaaattaaaaaaaaaaaaaatctggtatttTAGAGTGTTGAACAGAAACATTCTTGTTCACCATCGACTTCATATAGAGTTTCtccaatttttcttcttaaaatcaaCTTGAGTAGGGTATATGGGAGGGGGGCTAGCCCCCCTTAACCTTTAACCCTAGTGTCTCACCCAGGGCCAGTTCcctcaaacttttatttttaaaataaatctgttctttaaaaagatgttgACAAAGGTAGACAGAAATAATTCTCTTCATCCCGCATTTCACATAAAAGCAgctcctcaaatatttatttttaaaatccatctgATTGGGGGGCTAGAAAGAGTCCCCTTAACCTCTCTTGTCTGACCCAGGGCCAGTTCTtcaaacttgtatttttaaatgacattagagggttttggaggggggggggggcaggcaggggcaaGAAGAGCATCCCCGCCGAGCCTCGCGATTCTTCCATAAGGCCAGCTCttcaaactttatttaaaaaatcaatctgatttttggggggtgggtggggggagcagaagaGTTCCCATTAACCCCTTGTGTTCCGTCAAGAGGCGGCTCCCCAAACTTTTTTTCAACCGCGAACATGACCTTTGCGAGGGGCTGGCGAGCCGGGGGCGGGCAGAGGGGCGCCGGGGGGCGGacgcggggggcgcggggagggcaGGGCGCGGCGCGGGAAAGTTTGGGGGGCGGCGGCGCCGCGGCCGGGAGGCTGGCGGGCGGGCCGGAGCGGCGCGCCCGGGGGCCGGCCGGCTTTGTGTACGGCGCGGAGGCCGGCGGCGCGGAGGCCGAGGCCGAGGCCCGGAGCTCGCGGGCCGCGCGGCGAGGCCGGCCCGGGGGCGGgcagggcggcggggggcggcggcggccccgcGAGGGGCGGCTCGgttgcggcggcggcggcggcggccggtgcgggtcgggggtgggggctcGGGCCGGGCGCCCCCCCCCGCGCGCCCccagcgcccccgcccccccggcctGAGCGGGGCGGGCGGAGgagggagcggcggcggcggcggcggcggcagcggcggcggcggcggcggcggcattGTGCGCGCACCAGCAGCCCGGCCCGGGAGGAGCAGGACGCGCCGGGGCCGCCTCCTCCCGCACGGACCCATGAACCAGCCGGGCGGCGCGGCGGCTCCGCAGGTACGACGGGGGGCCGGGGGCATGCACCGCGCGGGGGACCCCGGGGGGCCGGGGCCCGGGGCGCTGCGCCACTTCATTGCAAGATTTGCAAAATGCAAAGTGCCTGGGCACGTTTGCGGGCTTTTTGTGGGCGCAAACCGGGGGGTCGGGGTCTGGGGAGGCCCCCCCCGGACGCCGCGGGGCGTGAGGAGGCTGGGGGTGACGCGGGGGTCTCTTCGGGCCCCCACCCAGCGCCCCCTCCAGCCCCGGGCTCGGACCGGAGCCCAGAAAACAAAGCGGCGAGAGAACAGAGCAGCCATTTCAGTTTGGACAATTCACATTTTGCAAAAATGCAACCCCTTCcagctctcccccctcccccccaaatttgCAATTTCCCCCTGACCCCCTCTGCGTTCGGGGTCCCTGATGACCCCCCCCGGGAGGTCTTTCCCCTCTGGCACCCCATCTTtgcaacagtcttttttttttaggccaTATTTccctttctcaatttttttttctaatttttcttcaaacggtagttttttcccattaaaacGACGCCACCTAGAGGAtactattttgtaaataaaaaaaaaagaaattaaaattgaaaagaaatattttttatttcttattttttcaaaagtttgcaCTCTAAGGCAGCGGAGGgggaaaggattctttttttttcttttttggggtgaAAATTTTCACTTTGATCTTTCTGGGAGCATGGagacaatttttatttctgaagccAAATCcagataatatgtaaatgaaaattaaGCTGGAATTTGAATGAATTCAGTTTttgagggggagaaaggagaaagcctCCTAAAACTGAAGTCATTTTGGCTTTCCAACTCCTTTTAGTTTGAGAAAAAAACTAATTGGaatgaggaaaggagggaaattgTTGAGTTTAGAGAAAACTGGGAGAATTGGCTTTATGAAGCAATTAGAAATTGTACTTCATTGTAATTTGGAACTTGTTTAGCCCAGCGGGCAGAAAAGACTAATTTCACCATTTGGTAATATGTAAAGTTTTTCTGTTTTCGAGGGGGAaggatttcaaagagaaaatagaccCTAAAATGTTGGCTTTGGACACACCCAaaaattgtagtttttttttttttttttttgtaatttcgcATTTACATTTTCCTGCATTTAAATCCCAAGGttctaaagaaaaacagaaactggAAAAGTTAGTGAAATCCTGTCTTTTTTCCCTGATTTGTTgggttttgtgttgttgttgtttttttttttttggttgttttttgttttgatggaaTAATTAAGactattttctgattttgtttcctgaaagGTCTAGGCATttcgttttttgttgttgttttatccaGAAAATGTCAGGAACCTTTTTTAGCAAtattcagtgggggaaaaaaatgtaaattcatcACATTATACAAATTGAGTAGCCCACAGATTTGTAGGAGAGACCGCCATTAAAATAAGATATGCATAATTAACATTATTATGAAAAAACTAACAGTGGATTCACAGAAGCTCATTTTTTATGACATGCAACTGAATCAATTGATAAAGACAAGGGTTGAAGAATCCTTGGTAGGAGAgaattttcccttctctgtgcttgcTTACTCTtccaatttgaaaaatttattatttaaaaaaaaaaatccagattggTTTTAGGCCTCTTTGATTGTGATGTGGGGTTGGTAGGTTATTAGCATTTGGTATTTTTCACAAATTTGATTACtttcaaaggggaaaagaaaatccattagctttgatcattttttttgggggggggttgtgattttaaaaacacaaattttactGACttaagaaggaaagataaaagaagggaaggacagagaggagatCAAAATTCTGATTCTTATCCATCTTTTCTAGTGGAACACTTAAGtttgctgaaaaaaaatggagtaaaaCACCAATTCGGCTGATTCTAGctgcaaaatttaattttttttaaaggtaaaaaaaaaaaaaatacacacaaaagctAAACCCAAACGTACTTGCCTTTGGAACATGTTGGAACATGGGAACGCAAATGCAAACAGTATTTGATGTAGTTTTGTGGC is a window from the Felis catus isolate Fca126 chromosome D4, F.catus_Fca126_mat1.0, whole genome shotgun sequence genome containing:
- the LOC111557480 gene encoding rRNA 2'-O-methyltransferase fibrillarin-like; amino-acid sequence: MTFARGWRAGGGQRGAGGRTRGARGGQGAARESLGGGGAAAGRLAGGPERRARGPAGFVYGAEAGGAEAEAEARSSRAARRGRPGGGQGGGGRRRPREGRLGCGGGGGGRCGSGVGARAGRPPPRAPSAPAPPA